The DNA sequence CACTCAGCAAAAGCGCCTTCCAGAGTCAGGATACCTTTAGTATTCTGCACGACACCGACTATTTCATCATCGACGGTATATTTGAGGAATATGACGATCGAAACGTTCAAATAACCATCAGCCTGCAGCGCGGCCAGCGCAAGGTGCTCATGGCCGACAAAAAGCCCTACGAACGAATCAGCGAACATATTGGCCGCTTTCCGGTCGTCCTCATTGCTCCCAACGATACGGATCTTGTCCGCGAACACAGCGAGGAGCGCCGGCATTTTTTCGACGGCGTCCTGTCGCAACTTGATCCTGACTACCTGCGCACCTACCTGACCTATCAGCAGGTGTTGAAACAACGGAACAGCCTGCTCAAACTCTTCGCTGACCGCAACCAGGTGGATAACGACATGCTTGATACGTATGATGAACCGTTGCTGGAACTGGGTCAAAAAATTCACGACCGCCGTCAGCAGTTTGTCAACGAATTCCTCCCCCACTTCCGCGCCCACTATGCTTACCTGAGTGGCGATCGCGAAGAGGTAACGATTGTGTATGAATCAGAAGTGAGCAATCCCGATTTCGCCGACGACTTTCGGCATTTCCGCCGGCGGGATACGGTATTGCAACGGACCACGATGGGCATCCACAAAGATGACTACAGCTTCCTTATTACGGGTGGACGCGCCGGTGAGCAGCCAGCCAGTGAACCCGTTCCGCTGAAAAAGTTTGGGTCGCAGGGACAGCAGAAGACCTTCGTTATTGCATTGAAACTGGCCCAGTTCGATCAGCTCGAAGCCCGAAAAGGCGTCAAACCCATTCTTCTTCTCGACGATATATTCGACAAACTCGATGACCGCCGGATTGGTAAGCTGATTCAACGAATGGATGAAGGCGCTTTCGGTCAACTGTTCATTACCGATGCCCGTCCGGAACGTACCCGTGAACTCCTCAGGCACGTTCAGGCCGATGTGCGTTTTTTTGAAATCGGGCTGCATTAGATTCTACGGGGTACTGGCTTCCTTCCCCATGAAGAACACATTCCTTCTTGTTGCCATGCTGGCTCTGGGCGAACAAGTAGCGGCCCAACAGCCTTTCCGCAGCGGACCGCTGAAGGTATCGGAGAACAAACGCTACCTCGTTCATGCCGATGGATCTCCCTTTTTTTACCTGGGCGATACCGCCTGGGAGCTGTTTCACCGGTTGAACCGCGCTGAGGCTGATCGCTACCTGAAACGACGGGCGGAGCAGGGCTTTACAGTTATCCAGGCCGTAGCGCTGGCCGAACTGGACGGGCTGAATACGCCCAACGCCAATGGAGATAAACCCCTGTTGAACAACGACCCAACGACCCCCAACGAAGCCTATTTCAAGCACGTTGACTACGTCATCGACAAAGCTGCCGAATACGGACTGGTCATTGGCCTGCTGCCTACCTGGGGCGACAAACTGTTCAAGAGCAGCTGGGGACAAGGGCCGCAGATCTTCAATGCGCAAAACGCCAATGCTTATGGCCGCTGGATTGGTGATCGCTACAAAAATCGGCCAAATATTATCTGGATCATGGGGGGCGATCGAAATCCCCGCGAGGGTACCGAAGACGTAGCTATCTGGCGCGCCATGGCCGAGGGCGTTCAGGCGGGTGCCGGCGGACCCGATAAAGCGCTAATGAGCTTTCACCCGCAACCTAACGCAACAGCCGACGGGGGTTCGTCGAAGTGGTTTCACCGGGACAACTGGTTAGATTTTAACATGCACCAGAACGGACACTGCCGGGATACACCGGTCTACGCTAAAATAACTGTTAGCTACAACCGGATACCTACGAAGCCAACGATGGATGCCGAACCGATTTACGAGGACCACCCGGTTTGTTTCAACGCCAATGATCTTGGTCTTTCCAACGCGCTGGACGTCAGGAAAGCTGCTTACCTGGACTTGTTTGCCGGCGCGCATGGTCATACCTACGGTTGCCACGACATCTGGCAGATGTACAGTCCGGGGCGCGAATCAGTGAATGGAGCCCACCTGAACTGGGCCGACGCAATGGAACTCACGGCTGCCAATCAGATGAAGTTTGTCCGTCGGCTCATGGAGTCACGGCCCATGCTCGAACGGATACCGGACCAGTCACTGGTGGTAGAGAGCGATTACCCGGCTGCCGAGCGGATTCAGGCAACGCGGGGCAACAGCTACGCACTGGTCTACACAGCCGCCGGAAAACCCTTTACGGTTAATATGGGAAAGATTTCGGGCAAGGACGTATCGACCAGCTGGTTCAACCCCCGAACGGGTGATGTAAAGGGCAATGGCAAAATTGCCAACACGGGTCGGCACCGCTTCGTCCCACCCACTACAGACTATGGGCAGGATTGGATACTAATCTTAGATGACAGCACGAAACGGTACTCGTTTCCCTGACAATCCGCTGATAAAGATCAGCTTTCCAGCCCGGCAACTATTGGTTCGTCGGGCTTTTTTGTCGGTTCACTCTAGCTATAGAGCCGTTCATCATTTTAGCTATTGACAAATGGAGGAAACTGCGAACCTTTGCAAAGTTTCCGGAGTTTACCCTTCTAAAGTACAAATCAGCGAATGAAGGAACGGATTCAAACGGCGGCCGAACAATTGTTCTGGAAATACGGTGTTCGATCGGTAACGATGGAGGACATTGCTCGCCAGTTGGGCATCTCCAAGAAAACGATCTATCAGAATTTTACGGATAAGGAGGATATACTGTATCAGATCATTCAGGGGAAAATCGAGAACGACGTGTCGAAAATGGACTGTATGGCCGTGGAGACAGACAATCCTATCGAAGAGATCATGATGGTCATGGAGTTGATGCGCAAAAATCAGCATGACGTGAGCCCGGTGCTGGTGATGGATATCAAGCGGCACTACCCGCAGGCTTATGCCTTGTTCCGCCAGATGATGGATCAGCATCTGATGAAATCTATTCTTGATAATATTCAAAAAGGAATGGATAGAGGACTGTACAGAAAAGACATTCAACCAACCATTTTAGCCCGTCTGCGCATTGAGCAGATCGAACTCGCATTCAACAACGACTTCTTCCCAACGGATCAATATTCCATGCTGGACATCCAGCGCGAATTAATCCACCACTTCGTGCGCGGAATGCTCACGGAACAAGGCTTCACCATTTACAACCTGTATGTTAATCAACACAATTATGAGAATACCTCTTACCAGACGAACGCTGCTAGTTTGGCTTCTTACCCTACTGAGTAGCACAGGTACGTTGCTGGCTCAAAACCGGCAGGGCTTCACGTTGCAGGAGGCCATTCAGTTTGCCACGCGGGAAAACATCAACATCAAAAACACACAACTCGACGCGCTGAGTGCTGAAGGCCGTATTCGCGAACTCAAAGCCGTTTCGTTACCTCAGGTAGCCCTCGGCGGTTCCTTTATCGATAACCTCATTATTCAGCGGGCCTTCTTACCAGCCAACTTTTTCGACCCGAACGCGTCGCCCGATGCGCCGGCGGTACCGGTTCAATTTGGGGTCAAATACTCGGGAAACCTGGCTGGTAGTGTTAACCAACTGCTATTCGACGCAGCCTACCGGGTGGGTCTGAAAGCTGCTACGGTCTACCGGGAACTGGCGCAGAAAACAGTAACGGCCTCGAAAATCACGATTGCCGAGCAGGTTGCCAAGGCCTATTACGGTGTCCTGGTGAGCGAAGAGCGCGCTAAACTGCTCGACCTGAACATCACCCGCATTGATACGTTGCTCCGCGATACACGAGCCATGAACAAGCAGGGCTTCGTCGAAAAGCTGGATGTTGATCGACTCGAAGTGCAGGTCAACAACCTGAAAGCCGAACGGCAGAACGTACAGAATCTGATTGGTCTGAGCTATTATCTGCTGAAGTTTCAAATGGGCCTGGGTATCAATGACGAGATTACCCTAACCGACAAAATCCAGGACGTGAGTCTGGACGAACTGGAACGGTCAATTGTGCTCGAACCGATCTTCGATTATAACAACCGGATTGAGTACTCAACGCTGCAAACGCAGCTTCAACTGGCCGATCTGGATATTCAGAACACGGTAAAAGGGTATCTGCCCCGGCTGTCGGCATCGTTCAATTACGGCTACAACAATGGTCGCAACCGCTTTGCCAACATTGTAGACTCGCCCTGGCTTAACTTCTCCACGGTGGCATTAAACCTGTCAATGCCCATTTTTGACGGTTTTGCCCGAAAATATTCGATTCAGCAGAAACGGTATACGCTCCAGAAGGCCCAGAACAGCGGTGTGTTGCTGAAGAACTCCATTGATCTGCAGCAAAAGCAGGCAACTATTACGCTGACGAACAACATCCAGACCCTGCGGACGCAGCAGCGTAACCGGGACCTGGCCGCCGAGATTGTGCGAGTAACACGAATCAAATACAAAGAAGGCGTTGGCTCTAACATCGAAGTACTGAACGCTGAAACATCGTCCCGGGAGGCTCAGACCAACTATTTCAGTGCGCTTTACGATTTCCTGATCGCCAAGGTCGACCAGGACAAAGCAACGGGCAAACTCTACATCGGACAATAAATTTTCACTGAACAAGACACAATGGGTAGTGAACTGAACGAACCCGTCGGCGGGTAGCCACGCAGTACCCATCACACGAAAACTATGAAATCTTACTACGCTATTGCCCTGACCACAAGCTTATTACTAGCCTGCTCAGCGGAGAAAAAGAATGATTTGCAAGGGAAACGGGAAGAACTCGCTGAACTCAAAGCGCAGCAGGTCGACCTAACGGCGAAAATCAAAGCGATCGAAGCCGATGTGAACAAGCTGGACCCTAAAAAGGCCGAAGTTGCCCGTGTTAAAGACGTAACGGTGTCACCCATCGCTGCGACTACATTCCGGCACTTTGTGGAGTTGCAGGGAACCATCGATGCAAAAAACAACGTGCAGGTATCGCCCAAATCGGGTGGTGTCGTGACGGCAGTGTACGTGAAAGAAGGCGACAATGTTCGGGCGGGGCAGGCTATTGCCAAGGTCGACGATCAAATCCTGCGCGAATCGCTGGGCGAAATCAAGACGCAGTTGTCGCTGGCTAATACGGTTTATGAAAAGCAGGCAGCGCTTTGGAAGCAGCAGATTGGTACCGAAATCCAGTATCTGCAGGCCAAAAACAACAAGGAAGCGCTGGAACGGCGACTGGCTACGCTTAACGTTCAGTTGAGCCAGTCTACGGTGACGGCGCCCATATCGGGCGTAGTCGATCAGGTGATCGTGAAAGTAGGACAGTCGGCTGCGCCGGGCATTGGACTGGTTCGGATCGTGAACCTGTCGCAGTTGAAGGTAGTGGCGAAAGTAGCGGATTCATACGCCGGCAGCGTTCGCAAAGGCGACGCAGTGATGATCCAGTTTCCGGATCTGAACCGGGAAATGAACTCGCGCATCTCGTTCGTTTCCACTACGGTAGACCCTCTGAGCCGCACATTTACCATTGAGGCCCCCCTCCCGTCGGACAATGCGCTGAAGCCAAATATGCTGGCCCGTATCAAAATTAACGATGAGACGAAAGCGAACGCCATTACCATCAACCAGAACCTGATTCAGAGCACCGAAAGTGGACAACTGGTTTACATAGCTGTAACGGAAGGAAATAAGAAGATAGCAAAAGCACGGCCGGTGAAAACGGGGCCGTCGTACGGTGGCAAGATCACGATAACGGAAGGCTTGCAGGCGGGTGACCAGATCGTCACGGCCGGGTATCAGGATTTGGTAGACGGACAACCGATTAGTTTCTAACGCATCAGGGCGCAGACGTGTGGAGACATACAGTGCAAACCAGCAGGTTTGCGTTCCATCTTTTCATAAGCTATGAAATTTGAACAGTATAAAACGCTCGGCTTTACCAACTGGTGCGTCGAAAACCGGACGGCGATTTACATCTTCACCTTCCTGATTACGCTCGGTGGGCTATTCGTTTATAACAACCTGCCCAAAGAGCAATTTCCCGATATTAAAATCCCGCAGGTATACATCAACACGGTGTATGTGGGCACGGCCCCGGCCGATATCGAAAATACGATCAACAAGCAGATCGAGAAGCAGCTAAAGTCCATCTCGGGCGTTAAGCGCATCAAATCGAATGCCCTGCAGGACGTATCGGTCATTCTGGTCGAGTTCAACCCCGATGTGCAGACGGCGGAGGCCCTGCAGCGCGTTCGGGATGCCATTGACAAGGCGAAGCCCGACCTGCCCCAGAAACTCGATGCGGGTCCGACAGCCCAGGATGTCAACTTCTCGGAGTTTCCGATCATGAACATCAACATGGCCGGTAATTTCTCGTTGAAGCAACTTAAGGAGTATGCGGAGGACTTGCAGGATGCCATCGAAAGTATGCCCGAAATTCGTCGGGTAGACATCGTTGGGGCGTTGGAACGCGAAATCCAGATCAACGTCGATTTACCCAAGATGCAATCGGCTGGCCTGGCCTTTACCGATATTCAGCAGGCTGTTCAGGGCGAAAACGTGAACGTATCGGGAGGAGAACTGAACGTTGACGGGGTTCGGCGGACGGTGCGCGTAAAGGGTGAATTCACGGATGTGGCGCAGATTCAAAACCTCCAGATTCGGACCGCTACGGGCGCTACGGTGCGGCTTGGTGATGTAGCTGATGTGCAGGACAGCTTCGAGGAGCAGCAGGATTTTGCCCGGCTCGACAACAAATCGGTTGTGACGCTCAACGTAATCAAACGGGCCGGATCGAACCTGATTTCGGCAGCCGATAACATTGAGAAAACGATTGAAGAGTACAAGGAAACTCGTTTTCCACAGGGTCTCGACATTAAAGTGACGGCCGACCAGTCGGAGCGGACCCGCGAAAACGTCAATGATCTGATCAACACGGTAGTACTGGGTTTTATCTTCGTCGTACTCGTACTGATGTTCTTTATGGGTGTCCGGGATGCCATCTTCGTAGGGCTGTCGGTACCACTGTCGGCGCTGGTGGCGTTTGTGTTGATGCCCGTTCTCGGTCCGGTGGTTGGTACGGCGTTTACGCTGAACACCATCGTTCTGTTTGCCTTTCTGCTGGGTCTTGGTCTGGTGGTCGACGACGCTATTGTGGTGATCGAGAACTCCCACCGGCTTTTCAACGAAAACAAAGACTGGGACATCAAGCAGGCCGTGAAAGCAGCCGCGGGTGAGGTATTCGCACCCGTATTCTCTGGTACGTTAACGACCATTGCGCCATTCTTTCCGCTGCTGTTCTGGCCGGGTATTGTGGGTGAGTTTATGAAATTTCTACCCCTGACGCTTATTCTGACTCTGTTCGCATCACTGTTCGTTGCCTACGTGATCAACCCGGTGTTTGCCGTAACGTTCATGAAACGGCACGAAGACGAAAACCACAAAGACACCAAGCCGGGATTTAAAGAGATTCAGCGGCCGGTGATCATCCTGACCGTACTGGCTGGCGTAGGCTACGTGATTGACCGGGGTATTGGTAACCTGTTTGTGCTGTTCCTGATTCTCTACGTTTTCAACCACTACGTGCTGACGCCGAAACTGATCGTACCATTCCAGGACCGGTTGCTGCCAAGTTTGAAGAGTGGTTACCGTCGCCTGATCTCGTGGATCCTGACGGGCTACCGACCGGTGTTTGCCGTAGTGGGTGCGTTTGCCATGCTGATTCTGACGTTCGTGATCGTGGGTATTGCGAAGCCGAAAGTATTGTTCTTTCCGAGTGGTGAACCGGATTACATCTACGTGTATAACGTGATGCCGGTGGGTACGGACGCCCGCGTAACGGATTCTGTCACGAAGGTGATTGAGAAGCGGGTATTCAAGGTGCTGAAGGAAAACAACGCGACGGATATTGTCAACTCCGTTATTTCAAATGTCGGTAAGAACGCCGGTGACCCAACCAATCCCGACCGATCGGCAACGCCCCAGAAATCGAAGGTTACCGTAGCGTTTAAAGGCAACGAAGAACGCAAAGGCATCTCAACGGATTCGTTGCTGGCAAAAGTGCGGGTAGCCATGCGTGGCTTACCGGGTAGCGAAATCTCGGTAGAACGCGAAAGCAATGGCCCGCCAACGGGTAAACCCATTGCTATTGAAATTGCCGGGGAGGATTTTGGTCAGCTGCAGGCGATTGAAAAGCAGGTTCGCCAGCGCATCAGCCAGGCGGGTATTCAGGGTATTGACCAGTTGAAGTCGGACCTGATTACGAACAAACCAGAGATCGTTATCAACATCGACCGCGACAAAGCCGAACGCGAAGGAATTTCGTCGGGGCAGGTGGCGCTGGCCATCCGGACAGCACTGTTCGGTACGGAGGTATCCCGTTTCCGGGACGCGAAAGACGAATATCCGATCATGGTTCGTCTGAAGCCCGACGACCGAAGCCAGATCGATCGTCTGTTGAGCCTCAATGTTGTGTATCGCGACATGGCCAGCGGGGGGCAATTGCGGCAGGTGCCGGTCACGTCGGTAGCCAACATCAGCTACTCGACGACATTCAGCCAGATTAACCGGAAGAATCAGGAACGCCTGGTTACGCTTAACTCAGACGTAGTACCGGGATATAATGCCAACCAGATCGTAGCGCAAATTCAGCAGGTGGTCAACGATATGGACGTACCAAACGGCTATACCATCAAGATGGGTGGCGAGCAGGAGGACCAGCAGGAATCGATGACGTTCCTGATCTCGGCCTTTGGTATCGCCATTCTCCTGATCTATCTGATTCTGGCAACGCAGTTCAACTCGGTTGTGAAGCCACTGATTATTTTCGTTACGATCCTGCTGTCGCTGATCGGGGTGTTTCTCGGTTTCGTAATTACGGGTAAGTCGTTTTCGGTTATCATGTCGGGCGTGGGCATCATTGCCCTGGCGGGTATTGTGGTTAAGAACGGTATCCTGCTCATCGAATTCATTGAAGAGCTGCGGGGCCGGGGTGTTCCCCTGCGCGAGGCCATCATTGAAGGGGGCGGTATTCGTCTGACACCCGTGTTGCTGACCGCGTCGGCTGCGGTATTAGGGCTGATTCCGCTCGCGTTTGGCCTGACTGTCGACTTCGTTGGCCTGTTCCGCGACTTCGATCCACACGTAGTGGTTGGGGGCGATTCGTCGGTGTTCTGGAACATTCTGGCCTGGACAATCATCTATGGCCTGACGTTCTCAACGGTACTTACGCTGGTCATTGTACCCTGTTTGTACTGGATCAACGAGCGCGTCCGTATGAAGTGGTTTGGTAAAAAAGACCCCGCCCTGGAAATGCGTCGGCAAGAGCAGCCGGAAGAAGAACTGGTATAACGTGCATGATTGCGCGACTGCGTGATTGAATGAATGTAACGATCCTGCGGGAATCACATTCACTCGATCACGCAGTTGTGTACTCACCTATTGAATACTACCTCGCTCCATTTTTCGGGTTGGTGGGTATCGTAAACGCCGTGGGGTGTCATAACCATCGCCGGGTGCGGTTGCACTTCGTTGCCCGATACGGTTAATGTCTGAAATCGACCCAGAAACATCCGCCAACTGTCACCCGGTTGGGGCGGCAGGCTCCGGCCGTTGGCCAGGAGCGTCAGACTGGCCCAGGGGATAGCAATTTCCAGCGTCCATCCCTTATCAATATCGCTGTTATCGTTCAGGGTACCATCAATCTGAACGGCCGTTTCAAGGCCTGGCATGTCGTAGTTGAGGAAAGCCCAGCGAAGCCCCCGAGGGTGGGTTCCGTACCAGAATGAAGGACCGCTTCGGTCGAAGTCACCGCCGAACGTGAGTGCCTGCGTACTAAAGACGTCGAAGGCTGGCGTATCAAACCGGCTGCCTCGCTGATAAGCGTCTTTCCAGATAAAAAATACCTCATATACCGTATTCAGAGCGTTTACTTCCAGTTCATAGTAACAGTCGCCCCCATCGATAAACAGTTCGAGATCATTCTCCAGAAAAATGATTGCGTCGCGTTCGGTGAGGTGGGCTTCCACGAAGGGTTCTTCGGCCCGGAAAGCAACGTAGAGGTGCGTGTCACTCCATAGAATAGCAGCCTGGGTATTAAAAAGTCCCGGCGCACCCGAAACCATATCCACGAACCGGTGACTCCAGGTGGCTTGCTGCCATACGTCCTTGCTAATGTCACCGTCGGGGGTGATCCCGCTGGTAATTTTTTGGGCAATATAGGGAGGCATACAACATAATTTTTGGGTAAACATAGGCGATAGCCCGCTGAAATACAGCCTGAACTAAACTTTGTTGCGCGTAGATTGGTATCGTTAACAACGGCCACCAGCATCCCCGTTACCAATACGGGCTCAAGTTGTACGTAGACCTAATTCATTCATGAATAGAACCGCATTTTTGTTCATCATACCGGCGCTCTTACTACTGATCGACGTGTATGTCTTCCAGGCTATCAAAACAATCAGTCGATCAGCCAGCGAAAGCACTCAGCGTACTATTGCCATCGTTTACTGGGGTTTCACCGCACTGGCTCTTATCCTCTACGTGGTGATGCAACTGCTTCCCCCCGACTCCATCAGCCGTCAAACGAGAACATTTCTGCTGGCAGCCATTGTTATTCCTTATTTCTCCAAATTTTTTGCCGTTCTGGTCATTCTGATCGATGACATTGGCCGTTTTTTCCGGTGGATCGTATCGCTGTTCTACAAGCCTGAACTGCGGGAAGCCGTAGTCGAGAATACCAATCCGGTCGTACCGGCAACGTCAGATACCATTCCCCGGTCAGAATTTCTGATGAAGGCAGCCCTGGTGGTGGGCGCCGTTCCGCTGGTAGGTTTCTCCTGGGGCATCATTTCCGGGGCGCACGATTACCGCGTTCGTCGCGTTCGGCTGCCGCTGAAAAACCTGCCTTCCGGCTTCAACGGCATGACCATCGCGCAGATATCCGACATTCACTCGGGTAGCTTCTTTAACAAAACGGCCGTCCGCGGGGGAGTGGAACTGCTCATGAAACAGAAGCCGGACGTTGTCTTCTTCACCGGCGATCTGGTCAACAGCCATGCCGAAGAGGTCAATGCCTACATCGACATATTCGACAAAGTAAAGGCTCCACTGGGCGTCTATTCAACCCTGGGCAACCACGACTACGGTAAGTACGTGCAGTGGCCCAGCGCCCAGGCCGAGCGGCAGAACGTGCTGAACGTAGTGGCTGCCCACAAACAGATGGGCTGGAACATTCTGATGGACGAAAACAAGATTCTGGACCTGAACGGCGATAAAATCGCGTTGATCGGTGTACAAAACCTTGGTTTCGGGCCGGCGGCTCTGCGGGCGGGTAATCTGGCCAAAGCCTACCGGGGTACCGAAGAATACCCCGTTAAGCTGCTTCTCTCCCACGATCCAACCCACTGGGACGCCGAAGTCCGGCCTAAGTTTCCCGATATCGATGTACAGTTCAGCGGACATACCCACGGGGCGCAGTTCGGGGTGGACATCGGTGGGCTGCAATGGAGCCCGGCGCAGTATTTTTACAAGCAATGGGCGGGCTTATACGAAGACGGCAACCAGCGGCTATACGTCAACCGGGGCTATGGCTACATCGGTTACCCCGGTCGGGTGGGTATCCTGCCCGAAATTACACTCTTCGAGCTTGTGAAAGCCTGATATTTTAAAACAGGAAAGCGAACAGGGTGTTACGGTATGCGGACGCAGCGTCCAATGCGCCACGCATGGATTACGTTCGGATTTATTTATCGGCTAAATTCACTAAACAATCAGAACAACTACCAAACACTCATGAAAATCGTCTTTATTACCGGTCTCTCCTTTTTTATGTCGCTGTTTTCCTGGCTGACGCCTAAGCCAGTGGAAACCAGTATTCCCGAATGCCACAGTGCGGTCGGAAACGACATGTCGGCCATGGCGGCCGATCCGGCGTTCCAGGCCCTGCACCTGGCTCCGTTGCCGTTTACCTACAAGGGAGCCGGCGACATGATTACGTTCCCGACCGTCGACGGACAACCTGCCAACGGATTTCTGCTTAAAGCCAAAAAACCGTCGAACAAATGGCTGCTGGTGTACCAGGAGTGGTGGGGGCTGAACGATAACATCAAGAAAGAAGCCGAAACGTACTACAACGACCTGAAAGACGTGAACGTATTGGCCGTGGATATGTATGACGGCAAAGTTGCCACCGAGCCGGCAGAAGCGGGCAAGCTCATGCAGGGTGCCGACCAGAAGCGGCTCGAATCGATCATGAAAGGTGCTATTGCCTACGCGGGTCCCAAGGCTGAATTTGCCAGTGTGGGCTGGTGCTTCGGTGGTATGCTCTCGCTGAAGTCGGCCATGCTGGAAGGTAAGCAGGCCAAAGGATGTGTAATGTACTACGGCAGGCCCGAGCAGGACGTTGAAAAGCTGAAAACGCTGGAAACGGATGTTATTGGTTTCTTCGGTACGCAGGACAAAGGTATCACGCCTGAGTCGGTAAAAATGTTCGAAGAGAACATGAAGAAAGCTGGCGAGAAAGTAACGGTGAAAATGTACGATGCCGGTCACGGTTTCGCCAACCCGAGCAATCCGGTATATAACAAGGAAGCTGCTGCCGATGCCTACAAGCTGTCGCTGGCTTACCTGAAGAACAAACTGAAAGCCTAATTTTTGAGATTGCTTACCGGCAATTTGCCGGTGGCTTGACTCCATCGTCACCCATCGCCCACGGCACTAAAACGCTGTGGGCGATGTTATTTAGTGAAGGCTTAAACCTTTGCCCAGCTGGTTTGTCTAATAGATAACAGTTGACAATTATAACGAACTTGACGATGAAAACGATAAAACTGATGCCCCTGTTAACGGCTGGTTTACTGGTCGTATTACTGGCAAGTTGTGGTCCATCCTACGTAGGCGTTCGTACGGCGCCAAATTATGGATATGGCTA is a window from the Spirosoma rigui genome containing:
- a CDS encoding efflux RND transporter permease subunit — its product is MKFEQYKTLGFTNWCVENRTAIYIFTFLITLGGLFVYNNLPKEQFPDIKIPQVYINTVYVGTAPADIENTINKQIEKQLKSISGVKRIKSNALQDVSVILVEFNPDVQTAEALQRVRDAIDKAKPDLPQKLDAGPTAQDVNFSEFPIMNINMAGNFSLKQLKEYAEDLQDAIESMPEIRRVDIVGALEREIQINVDLPKMQSAGLAFTDIQQAVQGENVNVSGGELNVDGVRRTVRVKGEFTDVAQIQNLQIRTATGATVRLGDVADVQDSFEEQQDFARLDNKSVVTLNVIKRAGSNLISAADNIEKTIEEYKETRFPQGLDIKVTADQSERTRENVNDLINTVVLGFIFVVLVLMFFMGVRDAIFVGLSVPLSALVAFVLMPVLGPVVGTAFTLNTIVLFAFLLGLGLVVDDAIVVIENSHRLFNENKDWDIKQAVKAAAGEVFAPVFSGTLTTIAPFFPLLFWPGIVGEFMKFLPLTLILTLFASLFVAYVINPVFAVTFMKRHEDENHKDTKPGFKEIQRPVIILTVLAGVGYVIDRGIGNLFVLFLILYVFNHYVLTPKLIVPFQDRLLPSLKSGYRRLISWILTGYRPVFAVVGAFAMLILTFVIVGIAKPKVLFFPSGEPDYIYVYNVMPVGTDARVTDSVTKVIEKRVFKVLKENNATDIVNSVISNVGKNAGDPTNPDRSATPQKSKVTVAFKGNEERKGISTDSLLAKVRVAMRGLPGSEISVERESNGPPTGKPIAIEIAGEDFGQLQAIEKQVRQRISQAGIQGIDQLKSDLITNKPEIVINIDRDKAEREGISSGQVALAIRTALFGTEVSRFRDAKDEYPIMVRLKPDDRSQIDRLLSLNVVYRDMASGGQLRQVPVTSVANISYSTTFSQINRKNQERLVTLNSDVVPGYNANQIVAQIQQVVNDMDVPNGYTIKMGGEQEDQQESMTFLISAFGIAILLIYLILATQFNSVVKPLIIFVTILLSLIGVFLGFVITGKSFSVIMSGVGIIALAGIVVKNGILLIEFIEELRGRGVPLREAIIEGGGIRLTPVLLTASAAVLGLIPLAFGLTVDFVGLFRDFDPHVVVGGDSSVFWNILAWTIIYGLTFSTVLTLVIVPCLYWINERVRMKWFGKKDPALEMRRQEQPEEELV
- a CDS encoding carbohydrate-binding family 9-like protein is translated as MPPYIAQKITSGITPDGDISKDVWQQATWSHRFVDMVSGAPGLFNTQAAILWSDTHLYVAFRAEEPFVEAHLTERDAIIFLENDLELFIDGGDCYYELEVNALNTVYEVFFIWKDAYQRGSRFDTPAFDVFSTQALTFGGDFDRSGPSFWYGTHPRGLRWAFLNYDMPGLETAVQIDGTLNDNSDIDKGWTLEIAIPWASLTLLANGRSLPPQPGDSWRMFLGRFQTLTVSGNEVQPHPAMVMTPHGVYDTHQPEKWSEVVFNR
- a CDS encoding metallophosphoesterase; this translates as MNRTAFLFIIPALLLLIDVYVFQAIKTISRSASESTQRTIAIVYWGFTALALILYVVMQLLPPDSISRQTRTFLLAAIVIPYFSKFFAVLVILIDDIGRFFRWIVSLFYKPELREAVVENTNPVVPATSDTIPRSEFLMKAALVVGAVPLVGFSWGIISGAHDYRVRRVRLPLKNLPSGFNGMTIAQISDIHSGSFFNKTAVRGGVELLMKQKPDVVFFTGDLVNSHAEEVNAYIDIFDKVKAPLGVYSTLGNHDYGKYVQWPSAQAERQNVLNVVAAHKQMGWNILMDENKILDLNGDKIALIGVQNLGFGPAALRAGNLAKAYRGTEEYPVKLLLSHDPTHWDAEVRPKFPDIDVQFSGHTHGAQFGVDIGGLQWSPAQYFYKQWAGLYEDGNQRLYVNRGYGYIGYPGRVGILPEITLFELVKA
- a CDS encoding dienelactone hydrolase family protein; the encoded protein is MKIVFITGLSFFMSLFSWLTPKPVETSIPECHSAVGNDMSAMAADPAFQALHLAPLPFTYKGAGDMITFPTVDGQPANGFLLKAKKPSNKWLLVYQEWWGLNDNIKKEAETYYNDLKDVNVLAVDMYDGKVATEPAEAGKLMQGADQKRLESIMKGAIAYAGPKAEFASVGWCFGGMLSLKSAMLEGKQAKGCVMYYGRPEQDVEKLKTLETDVIGFFGTQDKGITPESVKMFEENMKKAGEKVTVKMYDAGHGFANPSNPVYNKEAAADAYKLSLAYLKNKLKA